One stretch of Malus domestica chromosome 14, GDT2T_hap1 DNA includes these proteins:
- the LOC103434388 gene encoding F-box/kelch-repeat protein At1g15670-like, which yields MSVVFAYKYPTESPPRPSSYPIQSRPNSSTHKLYKSNLITQNLSICQMQMAELLTELIPGLPEELGYECLTRLHYSTHRVASQVCRRWQHLVQSREFYNHRKQSGRTHKAACLVQALLVQTGSDEAKPAKPPGYGVSIFDSVSGNWDRIDPVPKYPHGLPMFCQVTSSEGKLVVMGGWDPSNYQPIRDVFVYEFTIQRWTRGKDMPETRSFFAACELNGRIYIAGGHDENKNAMKSAMVYDVRENEWGELTEMSQGRDECEGFVSGSEFWVVSGYATDMQGRFVGSAEVYETGSGRWRLEEDVWPAGQCPRSCVGVGKDGKFFCWGDCDPRVRAGPCALGLGKWSFLAGSAFQGASQEAFLVEGQKGKLMKMETPEEFSGFVQSGCCVEI from the coding sequence ATGAGTGTGGTGTTTGCTTATAAATACCCAACTGAATCCCCACCCCGACCATCATCCTATCCTATCCAATCCCGGCCAAATTCTTCTACACACAAACTTTATAAGTCCAATTTGATCACCCAAAATTTGTCAATTTGCCAAATGCAAATGGCCGAGTTACTAACCGAGTTAATTCCCGGTCTGCCGGAAGAACTCGGATACGAGTGCCTGACCCGTCTGCACTATTCCACTCACCGAGTAGCCTCCCAAGTCTGCCGCCGATGGCAGCACCTTGTCCAAAGTCGGGAATTTTATAACCACCGGAAGCAATCCGGGCGGACCCACAAGGCGGCCTGCCTGGTCCAGGCTCTTCTGGTTCAGACGGGATCGGACGAGGCCAAACCGGCTAAACCGCCTGGTTATGGGGTCTCCATTTTTGATTCCGTGAGTGGGAATTGGGACCGGATCGACCCGGTTCCGAAGTACCCGCACGGGCTTCCGATGTTCTGTCAGGTGACAAGCTCGGAGGGGAAGCTGGTGGTGATGGGCGGGTGGGACCCGTCGAATTACCAGCCGATTCGGGACGTGTTCGTGTACGAGTTCACGATTCAGCGGTGGACTCGGGGGAAGGACATGCCCGAGACCCGGTCGTTCTTCGCCGCCTGTGAGCTAAACGGGCGGATATACATCGCCGGCGGCCACGACGAGAACAAGAACGCGATGAAATCGGCGATGGTTTACGATGTGAGGGAGAACGAATGGGGCGAGCTGACCGAGATGAGTCAGGGCCGAGACGAGTGCGAGGGGTTCGTATCCGGGTCGGAGTTTTGGGTCGTCAGCGGGTACGCGACGGACATGCAAGGGAGGTTCGTGGGGAGTGCGGAGGTCTATGAAACCGGGTCGGGTCGGTGGAGGCTGGAGGAGGACGTGTGGCCGGCGGGTCAGTGCCCGAGGTCGTGCGTCGGGGTTGGGAAAGACGGGAAGTTCTTCTGTTGGGGCGACTGCGATCCGAGAGTCCGGGCCGGGCCTTGCGCGCTCGGGTTGGGGAAATGGTCCTTTTTGGCGGGGTCGGCTTTCCAGGGAGCATCGCAGGAGGCTTTTTTGGTGGAAGGGCAGAAAggtaaattgatgaaaatggaaACGCCGGAGGAGTTCTCTGGGTTCGTGCAGTCCGGGTGCTGCGTGGagatttga
- the LOC103453766 gene encoding serine/arginine-rich SC35-like splicing factor SCL33 isoform X2 produces MRGRSYSYSPSPPRGYGRRRRSPSPRCRYGGRGRDLPTSLLVRNLRHDCREPRGFGFVQFVDPADAADAKYHMDGQILLGRELTVVFAEENRKKPSEMRARDRVRSRSYDNRRSRSRYSQSPHYARTFSRSPDYYSPSPRPRRYSRSISPRDRRYQDESGLPLVQEAIAAVGAWTTLSSAEDNRGMYA; encoded by the exons ATGAGGGGCAGGAGCTATAGTTACAGCCCTTCGCCGCCCAGGGGTTACGGCAGGCGACGCCGTAGCCCTAGCCCGAGATGTCGCTATGGAGGTCGTGGTAGGGATCTTCCCACCAGTCTCTTGGTCCGCAATCTTCGCCATGACTGCAG GGAGCCACGTGGCTTTGGATTTGTTCAGTTTGTAGACCCTGCTGATGCTGCTGATGCTAAATACCATATGGATGGTCAAATTCTCCTCGGACGGGAATTGACAGTTGTATTTGCTGAGGAGAACAGAAAGAAACCCTCGGAAATGAGGGCAAGAGACCGTGTTAG GAGTCGGTCATATGATAACAGGCGATCCCGCTCTCGCTATTCACAATCACCGCACTATGCTCGAACATTTTCTCGAAGTCCTGATTATTATTCACCTTCCCCCAGGCCAAGGCGATACTCTAG GTCAATTTCACCTAGAGATAGAAGGTACCAGGACGAATCAGGTCTCCCTTTGGTTCAAGAAGCCATAGCCGCAGTCGGAGCCTGGACTACTCTCAGTAGTGCGGAAGATAATAGAGGTATGTATGCCTAA
- the LOC103453766 gene encoding serine/arginine-rich SC35-like splicing factor SCL33 isoform X1: MRGRSYSYSPSPPRGYGRRRRSPSPRCRYGGRGRDLPTSLLVRNLRHDCRPEDLRGPFGRFGPLKDVYLPRDYYTGEPRGFGFVQFVDPADAADAKYHMDGQILLGRELTVVFAEENRKKPSEMRARDRVRSRSYDNRRSRSRYSQSPHYARTFSRSPDYYSPSPRPRRYSRSISPRDRRYQDESGLPLVQEAIAAVGAWTTLSSAEDNRGMYA, encoded by the exons ATGAGGGGCAGGAGCTATAGTTACAGCCCTTCGCCGCCCAGGGGTTACGGCAGGCGACGCCGTAGCCCTAGCCCGAGATGTCGCTATGGAGGTCGTGGTAGGGATCTTCCCACCAGTCTCTTGGTCCGCAATCTTCGCCATGACTGCAG GCCTGAGGATTTACGCGGGCCATTTGGGCGATTTGGCCCACTTAAGGACGTATACTTGCCTAGGGATTATTATACTGG GGAGCCACGTGGCTTTGGATTTGTTCAGTTTGTAGACCCTGCTGATGCTGCTGATGCTAAATACCATATGGATGGTCAAATTCTCCTCGGACGGGAATTGACAGTTGTATTTGCTGAGGAGAACAGAAAGAAACCCTCGGAAATGAGGGCAAGAGACCGTGTTAG GAGTCGGTCATATGATAACAGGCGATCCCGCTCTCGCTATTCACAATCACCGCACTATGCTCGAACATTTTCTCGAAGTCCTGATTATTATTCACCTTCCCCCAGGCCAAGGCGATACTCTAG GTCAATTTCACCTAGAGATAGAAGGTACCAGGACGAATCAGGTCTCCCTTTGGTTCAAGAAGCCATAGCCGCAGTCGGAGCCTGGACTACTCTCAGTAGTGCGGAAGATAATAGAGGTATGTATGCCTAA